CGCTCACGATATATAGAATCGTAGTTTGGTATTCTACGGTTAATACCATCCATACATAATTCAGTTAAGTATTCGAATGCGTCTTTGTTGTTGGGGGTAGGAAATTCAGGAAGATACACTTTATCAAAGTCTATAGTCACATCACACATTTCACCAATTTTCCAGGTGTTTTCATATGCCTGGGGAAATTCTGGAAATAACGTAGACATTTCTTGACTTGAACGAATGTGGTATGTTTGATCCTCCATTCGCAATCTTTTCCCATCCATAATATTTGTATTAGTTTGTATACAAATCATTAGGTCTTGGATTTCAGAGTCTGTTTTTTCAACATAGTGAGAATCATTTGTTAGGACAAGTGGGAGATTTAAATCTTTATTAAGATTAATTAGGCCTTTGTTGATAGATTCCAAATTGTCTACAAATCTATGATCTTGCAATTCTAAATAGAAGTCATCAAACACGTTGTTATGCCATTCGGCAATATTTTTTGCCTGTGTAAAATCGTTCGCTACAATTGCTTGGGAAAGCTGGCTGTTTGGACATCCAGAAAGAGCGATAATACCTTCTCCAAATTCTTCTAAAAGTTTTTTATCTACTCTTGGTTTATAGTAAAATCCTTCAAGATGCCCTTTAGAAACAAGTTTTATGAGGTTTTTATATCCGGTATTATTTTTTGCAAGAAGAGTTAAGTGGTAAGGACTTTTTTCTGTAGCGTTTTTTATATGCATACTTTCACGAGCTACATATACTTCACAACCAATGATTGGTTTTATGTTTTCACGCATGGATTCTCTATAAAAGTCGATAATTCCATAAAGATTTCCGTGGTCGGTTATAGCGATATGGTCCATGGATTCTTTTTTCACTTTTTCAATGAGAGAAGTGCCATGACTAAATGGTTTTACACGACTTAAGCCGTCTAACAAACTATATTCAGTATGTACATGTAAGTGACTAAATGGTTTCATAGCAAAAAATTTTAAATGGGCGGTAGTGGGCTCGAACCACTGACCTCCGCGATGTCAACGCGACGCTCTAACCAACTGAGCTAACCGCCCGGTTTATCGACAGTGTAACAATCAAGAAGATTGTATTCAATAAAAACTTATTATTAAATTTTATGTCCTTTATAATTTATCTAGATTAGAATACTGTTGCACTAGTTCCGTAATATTTTTGGAACCAGTTTTTTCAATTAATTTAACTAGTGTATTATTTATATTATTAGCAATATTTGGGCCTCTATAAATAAATGCTGTTAGTAGTTGGCCAGTATTAGCTCCTGCATATAAAACAGATAGTAAATCGTAGGCATTTGAAATACCCCCACAAGCATTAATGATAAAATCAAACCCAAATTCAGATCGAATTTCTTTGACCATTTGTATAGTTTGGGTTAATAAAGGCTTTCCACTCATTCCGCCTTTACCTACTGCAAGGCGGTCGTCACTGATTGGTTTTGTATTTGCAATGGTGAAGCCGTCGATTCCGCAAGAGATAGCAGTTTTGATTAATGAAAAAACTAATGTTTTTTCTTCATTTGTGGTATATGGTGGAAGTTTTAGAAAAAGAGACTTTTGTTTGTTTAGTGAATTTAGTAACTTAGCTAAATTATCCTGTTCTTGGAATATTTTAATATTACTTGTATTTGGTGAGCTTATATTTATTTCTAAAAAACTAGCATATGGTTGTATATCTGAATGACACGATAATAGATCTTCATGATCGAGCCCAGAAATACTGAGCATTATTTTACCTAGATTTTGTCGTTTTGATAAATCTTTTTGATATTTTTCAAGGAAATCTGTAACGTAGCTTTTACCTTTAGATGGAAATCCTAAAGCATTGATTAACGCCTCTTCTTTAATATTTCTAGCTATTCTAGGTTTTTCATTACCATATCTGGGAGAGTTAACTATAGTTCCTCCTATAACGTATCCAAATCCTAATAGAAGTAACGAAGTTAAAAATTCACAATCTTTGTCATATCCGGCAGCAAACCCCAAAGGAGATGGAAGATTTTGATCGTTAGTGTAGGATATTTGCAAACGCGGATCAGACGTTTTTTGAAATGAATGATATACTTCCCAAATAAGCTTTCGCTTCAAAAAAAAGTCAGCAAAAGATTGTGCTTTTTCTGGAGGCAATTTAAATAATATTGGACGTAATAGATTTTCATACATGGAATTGTATTTTCTTTCATACGATATTGTTTAATTATATATGTTTACATTAAGTATTTCAGTACGAAATATAGATAATATTTGAATTAAATGGAGGGCAATATGGCAGGACCATTAGAAGGAGTGAAAATTATTGATTTCACTCATTGGTTAGCAGGACCATTTGGGACTATGATTTTGTGTGATTTAGGTGCAGAAGTGATACATGTAGAAAGAATTACTGCAACAGATAGC
The sequence above is drawn from the SAR202 cluster bacterium genome and encodes:
- the pyrD gene encoding dihydroorotate dehydrogenase (quinone) gives rise to the protein MYENLLRPILFKLPPEKAQSFADFFLKRKLIWEVYHSFQKTSDPRLQISYTNDQNLPSPLGFAAGYDKDCEFLTSLLLLGFGYVIGGTIVNSPRYGNEKPRIARNIKEEALINALGFPSKGKSYVTDFLEKYQKDLSKRQNLGKIMLSISGLDHEDLLSCHSDIQPYASFLEINISSPNTSNIKIFQEQDNLAKLLNSLNKQKSLFLKLPPYTTNEEKTLVFSLIKTAISCGIDGFTIANTKPISDDRLAVGKGGMSGKPLLTQTIQMVKEIRSEFGFDFIINACGGISNAYDLLSVLYAGANTGQLLTAFIYRGPNIANNINNTLVKLIEKTGSKNITELVQQYSNLDKL